The segment AAGTATAATTCACAGTAAACTAAAGTTCTTACTTGATGTATATCGGTAATGTTCTCTAAACCGGCCTGTTTTTACTCAGATACCTGAAGATCTGCACTTTGTACTTCGGATGAGACACACCTTTGAATCACTCGGTTACCAGTCCGGCTTTTACCTCTCTCAGCTCTTCTCCTCAAACCGCAGCCCTTCTTCTTCAAATACATCCCTCATGGGCTCGAACCACCCTATACTTCCTCCGCAGACACAACAACTACAACCCTCTCAGCTTCCTCTCTACAACTGGAGTGGCTCGAGCCAACGACCAATGATGGCTCAATCCTCTATGCCTGCCTACCAGCCTCACATGCCTTTCCCTGTGATGCCACATCAAAACAAAGAACAAGACTCCGACGTGAAATGGCCCACCGGGCTATCTTTCTTCAATGCATTGACTAACAACGTCAACGCTAAGCTTCTCTTTGATTCGGAGGGTTTAGGTGACAAACCAGAGCATCAGAGCCACCAGGACCAGAGCCAGGAACAGAGCAACGCTGAGAGTCATGCGAATCCGAGTGAGTTCTTGAGCCTTGATAGCCACCACCGAAACATGAGTTACTTGGAGTGATGATATTCGTGTATGACTCTCGTAAGGAACTTAGTTTGcttcttttatatgtttttgtttttatggtTTTGTCACTTGTGTTGGACATAGTTGTTTACTCTCCTTTTTCAAACAATctactattttatttagttattttcagcagtttgcatttttatttcttaaagcTTTCTTGACCATttcaatttctaaaataatatatgattttaaatcaCCATATTTTGTTGAGAGATGGTAGATTTAGTTTTAAAACTACGCTTACGgcgacttattcttgggttcaccaaccaataggattcaagtatttcttatttaatatcttttaaaaaaaaagaaacaaaatcttgttaaattatattatgtttttaaaataaataactaaaaataaacaaaaacagtaataattaaaaaaaagtttttttaatttttaaaactatgattCATCCAACGGTTTAgtatttacccaagggtttagggtttcccaaggatttagggtttagtatttagggtttagggtttagtattttgggtttagagtttttgttaaaaaaaaaatttgcaactacaactatttttatttatttttagctatttatttgaaaatataatataatttaacaatattttatttactttttgaaaagatattaaatgtaaaatacttgaatcctattggttggtgaatctaaaggttcaccctagggggtgaacccaagaataactcttacGGCTTACTACAAAATATTGGTTTTGTAAAATCTAAGAGGGCGTTGTTTAGATGATCGATGATGTGTACGTAAGTTATAAATTACAAAGAACTAAAAGATAGATTGTAGTTTTGTTTATACATCATAATTAGTGAtatcaaaccaaaatattaGCTACACAACccaaatatatagattttattccTGAACATTCGATATACTTTGCTTCCAATAAACACGTTTTAATTTCACAAGTcttttctcaggctccctccaATGCATGGCACTCTCTACAGGTAAAAATCGCCGCCATTAAAATTCTTCTCCACCACTTCATCACCCTActccctcttctctcttccgcCTTCTTCCTAATCCTCGCCGCCTTTTTCTTCTTCCGGCCACCAACTCTTATCCCTCCACTTCTTTTCACCGGCGCAGGAGTTAGATACTGCCACCGCTGTGATGAATACGACCTGTATAGAGACGTTTTCACCATCTTCGTCGTGTTTACGGTTTCTCCGTATATACTAGTCGGAGGTTTCAAATCCAACGACCTGTGGTTTATGgtactgttgttgttgttaccgTTGAAGCTGCTCGTTCTCGGAGAGTAAGAAGTTGAGCTGCTGTTACTACTACTACTGCTACCAAAACTACTCCGGCTATTCGTGCTAGTGCTCCGGGAGATGTGTTCACTGGTTATACGCGAGATTGACCACTTGGTGTTATTGCTTGGTGCTGGAAAAACGTGTGGCAAGAGACGGCCGTTGAAGAAGAGGTGATCGGCGGGAGAGTTTTCCGTGAACGAGTCTTGTGATGGAGAAGATGGAGTGAATGATCCGAACTCGAACTCCGGTGGCTGCTCGTTGGAGTTTATAATGGCTCTCCCGTGATTCTCCATTATGgtggtgtgtgtgtgtatgaTGTATGTGATGATCGTGTACTTGTTTAAATAGAGGGGAAGACACACGTGGTAAaaaaaaaggggggggggagtGAGAATCATATGATCTTGCCAGGTCAGAGTTTGAATAGAAGTAGCAAAGTCAAGCGATGGTGTTTGTAATGATCTTGTCTAGGTCTGTCGACCAGATCACGGATAAATTAAAGCCTGGACGctatattttaagttttcaacGATGCTAGATTTGAAGTGACCATCAGGTTAATTGCCGACAATAAAAAAAGTAACGATCAACGTTTCTATTTGTTTATCagtttatgtttgtttattaaAGTTACCTAATTGCGTTGTAAAAACAATTAACTATACGtcgtataattgtttttaattgataaatttCTTTGCTATCCTTATAATAAAAGCTCACTCACTCACATGTTTTACGCAGCGGATACAAGTCTCCCAAAGACACGCTTGGGGGTTAAAGCAAAAGCAATGCAACCTTATGAAATGAAGTCATTATCACCAATCAGACTATAAAAAAGATTCTCTGTGACTGTTGGTAACATAACACGATAAACCATTTAAAATTGCAGAGATTAATAAGTTATCCGATAGGATTTAATTAAAAGACCAGAAGAACTAAAGAACACATATAAACGACAAAGAGCTCGCACTGTGGCTTTTGTCTCCCATTAGCCAATTGTTTAGTGTTCTCTTTACTCTTTAAGACACCATGACCTAATTAAAGAACAGTACCTGTCATCATTAATCTCAGTGCTAATCATATTTTATGAAAACTATATTCACTAGTGATTATTCtcttattatttaaaactataggctatattttattgatatactGTATATAGTTATGAAAGTAAAAGTCCACTCTAACCTTGGGCTTTCATCAGCCCatttagaaactttttttttgtaaaagaatttAGAAACATTATTCCGCCGTTTATTattaggtaaaaaaaaaaagaaggacaAGTCATACGTGGCGCGAAGACGTCAATGATAGCCGCAAACAAAGCGGCGGAGAAAGGTGACGATGCAAGTGCAACAAATGGCTTGCGTGTCATCTTCCCAGCTACTCTCACAGTTTTACTATCTCTCTccctcttatctctctcttacGCTCGCAAAACAAAGATAGCTTCTCCTGTTCTTTGCATATTACATTATCATATAATCGTGTTTTCATCTTGGAGCCATGGCCGCCGGTAAGGAAATTTTCCACAAGATGAAGGAATCCGTCAAGGTATCGATTCGTTGTTACTTCGACATTCGATAATATTAGCCATTATATTTGAGTATACTTCTTCTCGGATCATGTCACATGATGGCTTTGGTACAGAACGTAGCATGTAACGCTGTATCCGTTATATACTTAGGCTTGTTGGAATATGATTATGGTCTCTATATGACGTCGAGTTAGGTTTTTGATCCCGATACGATACACTAAAAGTGATAACAGAGGAAAAACATGTGTTTgctaattaatatgaaacttcGTCTCTGTTATATTACCTCTAGGAGAAAGTTGGGCTTGGTGCGTCTGCTACTTCTGCAGATTCAGGGAAAGGCAAGAGCAAGATGTCGAAGCAGATCACGCATGGTTTCCACTTGGTCAAAGGGAAAGCTTTTCACGAGATGGAGGATTACGTGGTTGCCAAATTCAAACAAGTTGATGACAATGAGCTTGGCCTTTTCGCTATCTTCGATGGCCACCTTAGCCACGAGATCCCTGACTACTTATGCTCCCATTTGTTTGACAACATCTTGAACGAGGTATTAACGCATTTGATAGTTTCCTCTAAAACTGCCTACAACAAGTCTCGTTTtcaaacttatatatatatatatatatatatgttcttctTGTAGCCAAATTTCTGGCAAGAACCAGAGAAAGCGATCAAGAAAGCTTATTACATAACGGACACGACGATTTTGGACAAGGCATCTGATTTGGGTAAAGGTGGTTCCACTGCTGTGACAGCTATATTAATCAATTGTCAGAAGCTGGTGGTTGCTAATGTTGGTGACTCGAGAGCTGTTCTTTGCACAGCTGGTGTTGCCAAGCCACTCTCAGTTGATCACGAGCCCAACATGGAGAAGGATGAAATTGAGAACAGAGGCGGATTCGTTTCCAACTTCCCTGGTATCTAATTTGAATGcattttatgttattattatgTGATGATCTTCATGTTAGATCATGTGTATGCTTGAGCTCAGGGGACGTTCCTCGAGTTGATGGTCAACTGGCTGTGGCAAGGGCCTTTGGTGATAAGAGTTTGAAGATGCATTTGAGTTCAGAACCATATGTTACGGTAGAGATCATTGAAGATGATGCAGAGTTCCTTATCCTAGCAAGTGATGGGCTTTGGAAGGTTTTAGTTCTATCATACTCAACTCTCAACATTTGGCACTTGTATATATGGTTATTACTTATTATTCAAAATCTTATAGGTCATGTCGAACCAAGAAGCGGTTGATTCGATTAAGGGAATAAAAGATGCAAAATCTGCATCAAAGCACCTCTCAGAAGAGGCTGTGGCAAGAAAAAGCTCAGATGATATCTCAGTGGTCGTAGTTAAATTTCAGTGAGCTCGGTTTAAGGTTAGTTATAATCTTCTCTGCTTCTTTTGGGTTGACTTGTATCACTTGAGAGTAAAAGAACACATCATAATCATTTATTGGATCATACAAGACAAATAAACATAATTAGAGGATACAAGAGTTTGTGGATAGATtttaccaagaaaaaaaaaagagtttgtgGATAGGCATCCTTAACATGATAACATAAAGGGTACTAGAATTTTGCAGTTAAATATTTGTCTAGGATTCAATACCACGATTCACTTCTCTTGACATGGTACTTAGATGTCATTATTTGGATAACAAGAGAACTGTAGATATAGAGCATAAGTAGATGACAGAAGAGAGGGAGCGGGCAGGTGTGTTGGTGTTGTTTATCTGATCTGTGGTCGCTTGAATGATGAGTTGGTCATAGGAAGTTTCATGTCTATCCTTCTTCTTTCTTGAGTCTGGGTCAAGCTAATCCCGCTCCGGCCTGACCCTTCTCCGAAACTGTCACCAGatatcttcctcctcctctcatTGTGTCCAGCTAAGCGCCTCCGGCAACTTCTTTTAGTTTCATCAAACTCTGCTAGCTCATGAAACCTGCTTAAACCCCAAAACTATCAATTTGAAAAACAGACTACTTCTTTGATTAACTTgtagaaaataattttgaagggAAGAATGGTACCTGCTGCATTGTTGGCAAAAACGTTGCTTGACTCCTGCAACAGTTGCAGAAGATGCCTTTGCATGAACTTCACAGACTCTGTGTCTGCGGTAATACTGCTTGGCCTCAGTTAGGTTAGCCGTGCACCTATCGACCAGGCACAGCCGCAAGGGAACACGGTCTGTGCTAGGACCTCTAGCTCTCTCCATCACTCTCTTCCTTTTGTCTTCATCACCTCCATCATTCTCTTCTCCATCCATGCCATTCTCCATTTCTTCTTCAGCAAGGTTGGTGGCTATAGCCTTGTCTTTCAAGTAACCCCACTGTCGTGATCTCTGACCCTCCATCTCTAGTAAAGATTTTAAGCTGTGATGTTGAGAAGATGGTGCTGAAGCTATGGTTAAGACTAAGCAGTGTTGATGTATGGGCTTGGGGTTTAGAATGAATGTGTTTGTTGAAGTGTTTAAAAAGGGGAAGAAAAGTTGGGAGATGGACCACTGTGTCCTTAGATGCTTCTCTGGTAGAATAAGTACTTGATACAGTGATGTGCTTACTCCTCCCctcccccccccctcccccccccccctccccccccccccaaaagaATAGAGAGTTGAGAGTTTTGATTGGAAAATTTGTTATTACCAGTGAAAAGGTCTTATGTGATTTTGGCCTGTTCTCATTAAATGAATAATTGGTACAACCTATCTATTGTACTTCACTTTATTTATTTGACTTTTAACTGGGAACCATTAATTTCTTCTAAGATAGCATTGATGTTCTTCTAGTAATGAAGGATGATCCTTACTGACCAGTGCTGTGCAACTGTGGAACATATAGTACATAGAAGAGCTGGATTATCATAATTTACACATGGTCCTCCcatgtaacttttattttttatctctAGAAACAGACAAAGATCCCAATAAATGGTGACATACTTTGTGGTGGATGTAGCCTATTGGATTCATCTGCTTGCAACCCTAGTGGTCATCTGTTGTTTGGACTCGTATAGACAAGGCATTTAAGATTAGCTTAGGACTGGAGAAAAAGATGGTTTTGTTCAGTTTAaacatttgtcttttttttttgctacatGCTAGTTTGTGTTTGGTGTAACTTGCCTCGTCTTGGTATTTGATGTTGGCAGCATGAATATTATGTATGTCCTGGACCATGTTATATGAACGTAATTAGTTGATGCTTGCACACTTTCTCTTTATCATTGTCACCTACAAAGGTTCTATTTTGTGGGAGggtaaaataacaaattaaaagaTGGAAATTAAATATGTGATGTCACTTTAGATAGGAGGTCAATTCCAACGACACTTGGAATTATTTTTGATAGATATCTGTGATGTTTAAGGTTTAAAGTTTAGCTGCTCAACATAGATTTTCTTCACATAATAATTATGACCCTAAAGTGAAAAAATCCTTTTTACCCTTTTTTCTCTTaccttgttttgttttttacctCTGCAGATTCCATTGATCATATGTCTTTACTGGTCACTGAAACAAGTAAAGAGTAGTTTGGAACAGCTAAGGAATCAAAACAGGAAACAAAGCATGGGCGTTTCCTACTCTGTAAAATACAGTCATCATCACTACTTCTATTTACTCCTTTTCTTTTGCAAACTTTGTGACTCCTTTGTCTGTTTCTTTGTGGGAATAAAAATCAACAATTGAGGCTTTCTCTGCTTCTCTTTgtattgtatcttttttttactATACATTACTGCAGTGTACGAAAgataaatagttaaaaatagtGGGTAGTGAAAGAGACAAGACATAAAAGGTTTCACATGCTAAACTGTACTCATGTCTTGAATCTATCATCTGAGCTTTTGGGGGAATTTTGCAAGGTTGCACTTGTTTTTAGATAACAAAATAGGTCCCTTTTCTTTCTCACATCTCTCCCTTTTATTCTCTACTCCGTCCTCAAAATTAAACATGTTCTAGCACACACTAAAAGAATATGATATATAGATGAACTTTATATGGTTTTTGCTAACGTTTTGTAAGCTATTGTGTGAGCAAGATGTGATTCTTTTTAAGTGTTGTGAAGAACAAAGTGAACAAAGGGTCGAATATGATAAGTTAATGCTCGTCTCTTTCTGATGGGCGCCAAATTCAAGTTTTGGCCCCTACAAAGGATTAGATAATTTCCTAAAATCGAACCTTAGGAAAAAAGGAGATGCTATTATATTAATCCAAGAAAGTGGAGAATATTTCATTCTCAGTCATGGCGAATTTCTCTAGCTCCGCATTTTTGTCACTTCGACGTTAGGAAACAAAACGCAAGTAGCTATCCGTTAAGCCACTACTAAAACACTAGATAATCAGAGATGCCTCATTTCGTTTTCGGTTCCACTTGTCTTCTAAATATCCAAGGGAATTAGTTCTGTTTATTTGCCACAGATGCCAAAACTCGAGATGATAGTATGAAggatttaacataaaaatactcTTAGAAAACTATGAAAGGTTGAAACAATGtagataatatttagtaaactCAATAGTGCTagtatgtcaaaaaaaaatgcaatCTGTCTTCTCgattttaaataattgaaagcGAGATAATTATATCTAGTGTACAAATAAATGATACACAAGTGTCATGATCATTTTTTTGAAGAGTTGAAACTGTTAAAAGTACTATTTGAGTAAACAGTAGGCAACTTGTTATAGCGATGTTGAACCTAGGGAATTTGTCTCTCCATATATGGGAATCTGTTTCTCCATTTATGCTATCCAGCTGTGTCAAACATTAATCACTTTGCAGTTTATAAATTTGTCAGTTTACGTACACACTTAATTTTATCATTGCTTGCACGCATCTACCCCACGTTATTATCCCTTCATGAATAAAAATGTACAGATTATGATTTAATCTTTGTACATATATGCAGTTTTTGGAGATATGCCGCGCAAAAACTTTGCCCAAAACTTCAAAACGATTTGTTATTTTCCCGTTTTAACTGATAAGAACAAAATGTAATCAAATCTAGTAACGGGTTCCTTCATAATTGAAACAAACAACAAcgataagaaaagaaaaaaagaagaagacaatagACACCCTCACGCATTCTCTCACGGTGATTTATTCTCGCCGTCGGTTTGCTGATGATGTAGATCCTCCACACCTCTATACTCCGTGGTGTCAACAGGCTGCCTCACATCCTTCAGCTCGACCGCGACCTTGTCCTCTTGAATCCTGTCGCCGTTGTCATCATCTCCCGCAACGGCTTCGCTGATGTTCTGACCCGTTTCCTTAGCCGCTTTCCAGGCCCCGTCCATCGCATCCTTCATGTTATCTCCTGCGTTCACAGCTGCATCCGTCGCTTTCTTCACCCCTTCCTTTGCCTTATCTGTCACGTAACTCGCTGTGGACCTATCGTCGTGACGGTCTCTCATGCTctatacaacaacaaaaaagagtCTTAATTAGTATCAATGAAAGTTATAACGAGAAATAAAAATGATCTATACATTATCAACGTGGAAACCCAAAATGATATATCATACTAGTTGTGGACTTACCTCTGTTTGCCTAAATGCGGTGAAGAGGCGGTCGAACCGGGTGGTAGCGTGTCGGAGGACATAACCGGAGATATCTCCGCCATGAGTTTTTGAAATGGTCAGCGTCGTGAGTCTCTTCATCGAAAGCCTAATCGGCATAGTTAATTTTCTTGATCTCACTTAATCTGTTGCTTTTCCCCACATTACCTCAAACTGCTTTATGAAGAAGTACTTaacttagtgaagatccaaagctTGCGGAACGGTGGAGGACTAGGCCAAGGACACGTAAACAAAAAGTACGACACGTTTTACTACCTTGATGCGTCGTGTCTCGACACGCGCTCATAACGGCACACCCACTCACAAAAGACTAAAAAGCTTGTCCATCTTAATGGGCCGTTCTAATGGGCTTGTCCATACTAATGGGCCGTTCTAATTGTGGCCCATTAGAGAGTTCTCACGAAATCAATCAAAGCTGGCACTCAAAAGTTTTATCTCTTTCATTGGAGTTTGCAAAGAGACTAACGATCGCCCCGGAGAAAATGGGGGAGATAAAGTGTGTCGGAGTAGTGGGTGCTGGTCAGATGGGTTCAGGAATCGCGCAGCTCGCCGCCACGAACGGCCTCGACGTCTGGCTCATGGACGCTGATCGCGACGCGCTCTCTCGAGCCACCGCAGCTATCTCCTCCTCCATCAATCGTCTCGTCTCCAAAAGCCTAATCTCCAAGGCAAGAACTTTCCTCCTTAGAATCTAGATTTCACAATTAAAGATTGTTGCTTCATTGATTTTAGATCACGCATATTAGCTTCTTAGGGCTAATTAACGATCATGTGGAGTAGACTCTCTGTAGTTCTTCTTATGATTTCAGACAAAAGTGTGTTTCAGGATTTAGGACAGTTAAAAATGGGTCGGGTGGTTTTGTAACATTGGCAGGAAGTAGGTGATGATGCTATGCGTCGCCTACGTTTAACATCAAACCTCCAAGATTTGCGGTCTGCTGATATCATCGTGGAAGCCATTTTGGAGTCGGAAGAGATTAAGAAGAAACTGTTCAAGGATTTAGATGGTATAGCCAAGAGCTCTGCGATTCTAGCTTCCAACACAAGTTCCATCTCCATTACTCGTCTTGCTTCCGCAACACAAAGACCTAGCCAGGTGTGTCACAATAAATAATACTCTTTGTTCTTGTTCATAAGTATCATCAGGTCCAAACATTTTCAAATAGTGTGTGTTTCTTCTTCGTATATAGGTCATTGGAATGCACTTTATGAACCCTCCTCCTATAATGAAACTGGTTGAGATCATTCGCGGCGCGGATACCTCAGAGGAGACGTTTGTTGCTACAAAATCTCTGGCTGaaaggttttgattttttttttaataataataaaaccgGTAACTAACTAACAGCTAGCTAACTTAACTGCAGGTTTGGCAAGACAACAGTGTGTTCACAGGACTACGCGGGCTTCATCGTGAACCGGATCCTCATGCCGATGATCAACGAAGCGTTCCACACACTTTACACAGGGGTGGCTACTAAGGAAGACATTGACAGCGGGATGAAACACGGCACAAACCAGCCGATGGGGCCTCTGGAGTTGGCGGATTTAATCGGTCTAGACGTGTGCTTGTCGATAATGAAAGTGTTGCACCAGGGGCTTGGGGACTCGAAATACGCACCGTGTCCACTTCTTGTTCAGTACGTTGATGCTGGAAGATTAGGTAGGAAACGAGGAATGGGTGTTTATGACTACCGTAAGAAGCCTGTTACTCCATCTCCTCGGCTTTGATAAAGCAAAGCACAAAATCTGTAATAAAGATGATGAAGATACATTTGGCAACAGTAAATGCTTTACTCGACTGtgtttggtttctttctttttttcctttttatgttTCTTGGTCATCGCGTCCAGCATACTCGAATTTAGATTGAAAGAATAATAAAGGGTTAcctaaaatgaattttttttttttttttacaacgaaagctccatattttattaagaaaCTACCAATGGGTTGGCCGTTAGAGCCATCCAGGTTGATAGTTGAGGGTTTACATGGGAGAAAGAGTGACCACGAGCACGAGCTTCTTTTACAAGGCAATCGGCTCGGAAGTTTAGAGAACGAAGAATAAAAGACATGGAGCAAAAAGTAAACATAGAATGAATAAGATGGAATTCATCAAATTCAGCCAACAAAGATGGCCAtttgtcttcttcatcttcttcgagTAGTTTGACAAGCTAGAGGCAGTCAGTCTCGAAAGTTATAGAACTATGGTCCAGCTGAATGGAGGATTTCATGGCCCACAGCAAAGTTTGGAACTCTGCATGTAGGGGGATTAAGACTCGGTTACTATCAAATGAACCATAAGTCGTCATCCCATCTTCGGTCTTCAGGACCATTCCCCCAcctaaaatgaaattattttgtgTATAAATTGTTAATTTCCACTGGTAGACAGTTTAGGAGAGATGATAGAAAAGAAACACATGATAACTTAGTATATACTGTATATATGTTGATGATGCAATGAATTATAGCTAAAGAGACAAATCTAAgttgacaaaacaaatataGCAAATGACAAACCCTTTACATTAGTTTATTACTATCTTAAACCAAACTTCAATGGTAACTCCCTTCAAAGGTTTATCAATAGGTTGCTTCTGAGATTGTCCGttaatagtttttcttttttattaggaactatattttaaaaatctaattgtAAATCTTGcgtatgttttatatttttaatagtgaTGCGTGAGCATCTTCTTATCTTTGACCTCTCATATTCtctttatttgaaattttaattgaCATGATAACAGTAAAAAAAGCAAGGACTAAAAAGCAGAGCAgggttaaaaatgaaaattacagtggtagtaaaaattataaacattctctctctctctctctctctctctctctctctctctctttctctctctctctctctctcctcaagAAGTTGAATTATCCGGTGAAGCTGCCGATACTCTCGGAGAAGTAACAGGAAACAGCGGCAAAAGCTGCGGCTCCGTTTCCCTCGGAGTTGAAATGGGCGACTTATGCAAGTAATAACCTTTCTCTGAGATCGCTCTCTCTTCCTCCGACAATGGCGACATCCTGTCGAACGGATCGTGACCGTCGCCACCGTGCTTCAGCGGCGTCACGGGACTGTTAAGCGCGAGCTTCGGGAAGTCGAGACAGCTAGGCGACAGAATCTCCTGGTTTCTCGGCGAGAATCTTGGGCTTCCGGCGCCGTTTCCACCGCGGCCGCCGATCATGAGCGTATTGATCATGAGGCTGTTGCTGTTCGATCTCCTCTCGTAGAGTTTGTTTCCCGAGTGTTGTTTCTTCGGCTGTGTCGTTTTGATCGGCGGAATCACGAAAGTACTCTTGCCGGAAGGAGACGGAGGAGGACGCGGCGAGTCCGGGGATCTCGGGGAGGAGCTTCCGGTGAGCATCTGGACGACTTGTTTGAAAGAGGAAGTGTCTGCTTGGACAAAGGTTGTTGGGTAGTGATCAGATCTGGTTATGATGTGGTGATGTAAAGATCCGTTGATGATGGAAGAGGAAGTAGTGGAAGATGGGTTTCTTGAATCTCCTGGTTTTGTCTCCATTTATGTTTTCTCTTTAGAACTCACACCAAAGTCTATATAACTAGAAGTCTTCTGTGTGAGTTTTGAGTGAAAGAGAAGATAAtgatgaaattaaaaaatggaGGAGGGTCTCCTCTTGAGGTTTTGGGATTATAAAAGAAGTTGGATTGgttgttttgtttaattttggaatctttctttattaaaaaaaataaaactattgcAACAAAATATAGACAGATAAAAGTTGACATGAGGATTTGTGTCCAGGGaatcaaaatatgttttattaggCAGTTTTTTTAATTCTTACTTTGAATTTGTCTGCCATAGACCATAGTGCACAAAGGGAAAAAAATTGTGAATTAGATAAAAGAAGAGAACTTTGTCTTTATTAGGCTCTGATATTATAATTTACACATTATTAAGAGAGTGCTCGCATAACTTTGAAAAGTATTATTAGAAATTCAACTTTATCGAGCaacaaattatatttgatatatgttACAAAAGTTTCAAGATGAAAAAAGTGTGAAAAAGTTGACAACATAAATGCCTTTTCTTTTTGCAAAATAAAAAGGAGATATTCATTCATAGTGTTCCTCTCGGCTGACGTAATTATCAGAGTTATATCTTTATGTGCATGCCATACATGATACATATGTGAATATATAGGACTATCGTATCTAGGAAATGTTCCATATACCAATCAAAGTAGTACACATAACCTATATTGTGTTTGCGCATAATGTATGCGTCATGCGTGTGAGTGTGACATCGACGTATCAATTTTTGATTTGTGATTACAAATGAAAGAAACTTCGAGTTCTTTCTCTTAGTGGACAATTTA is part of the Raphanus sativus cultivar WK10039 chromosome 5, ASM80110v3, whole genome shotgun sequence genome and harbors:
- the LOC108858047 gene encoding uncharacterized protein LOC108858047, with product MENHGRAIINSNEQPPEFEFGSFTPSSPSQDSFTENSPADHLFFNGRLLPHVFPAPSNNTKWSISRITSEHISRSTSTNSRSSFGSSSSSNSSSTSYSPRTSSFNGNNNNSTINHRSLDLKPPTSIYGETVNTTKMVKTSLYRSYSSQRWQYLTPAPVKRSGGIRVGGRKKKKAARIRKKAEERRGSRVMKWWRRILMAAIFTCRECHALEGA
- the LOC108861403 gene encoding probable protein phosphatase 2C 39: MAAGKEIFHKMKESVKEKVGLGASATSADSGKGKSKMSKQITHGFHLVKGKAFHEMEDYVVAKFKQVDDNELGLFAIFDGHLSHEIPDYLCSHLFDNILNEPNFWQEPEKAIKKAYYITDTTILDKASDLGKGGSTAVTAILINCQKLVVANVGDSRAVLCTAGVAKPLSVDHEPNMEKDEIENRGGFVSNFPGDVPRVDGQLAVARAFGDKSLKMHLSSEPYVTVEIIEDDAEFLILASDGLWKVMSNQEAVDSIKGIKDAKSASKHLSEEAVARKSSDDISVVVVKFQ
- the LOC108861404 gene encoding squamosa promoter-binding-like protein 5, whose product is MEGQRSRQWGYLKDKAIATNLAEEEMENGMDGEENDGGDEDKRKRVMERARGPSTDRVPLRLCLVDRCTANLTEAKQYYRRHRVCEVHAKASSATVAGVKQRFCQQCSRFHELAEFDETKRSCRRRLAGHNERRRKISGDSFGEGSGRSGISLTQTQERRRIDMKLPMTNSSFKRPQIR
- the LOC108860151 gene encoding uncharacterized protein LOC108860151 → MPIRLSMKRLTTLTISKTHGGDISGYVLRHATTRFDRLFTAFRQTESMRDRHDDRSTASYVTDKAKEGVKKATDAAVNAGDNMKDAMDGAWKAAKETGQNISEAVAGDDDNGDRIQEDKVAVELKDVRQPVDTTEYRGVEDLHHQQTDGENKSP
- the LOC108856791 gene encoding uncharacterized protein LOC108856791, giving the protein MGEIKCVGVVGAGQMGSGIAQLAATNGLDVWLMDADRDALSRATAAISSSINRLVSKSLISKEVGDDAMRRLRLTSNLQDLRSADIIVEAILESEEIKKKLFKDLDGIAKSSAILASNTSSISITRLASATQRPSQVIGMHFMNPPPIMKLVEIIRGADTSEETFVATKSLAERFGKTTVCSQDYAGFIVNRILMPMINEAFHTLYTGVATKEDIDSGMKHGTNQPMGPLELADLIGLDVCLSIMKVLHQGLGDSKYAPCPLLVQYVDAGRLGRKRGMGVYDYRKKPVTPSPRL
- the LOC108857451 gene encoding VQ motif-containing protein 19, translated to METKPGDSRNPSSTTSSSIINGSLHHHIITRSDHYPTTFVQADTSSFKQVVQMLTGSSSPRSPDSPRPPPSPSGKSTFVIPPIKTTQPKKQHSGNKLYERRSNSNSLMINTLMIGGRGGNGAGSPRFSPRNQEILSPSCLDFPKLALNSPVTPLKHGGDGHDPFDRMSPLSEEERAISEKGYYLHKSPISTPRETEPQLLPLFPVTSPRVSAASPDNSTS